A segment of the Candidatus Eisenbacteria bacterium genome:
CGGGGCCTGGCTCGCGGAGCGCATCGAGGAGACGACGGGGTACGAGACGCGCGTCAGCGTGCTGGGGCACATCCAGCGCGGGGGCACGCCGACGGCGTACGATCGCTTCCTCGCGACCCGCTTCGGCGTCGGTGCGGTGGAGCTGGTGGAGCGGCGCGCGTTCGGGCGGATGGTGGCGCTCCAGGGGACTCGGATCACGGATGTCTCCATGGCGGAGGCCGTGGGCACCATCAAGACCGTCGGGCCGGATCTCTACGAGATGGCCCGGATCTTCTTCAGCTAGGAGGGACACGTGCGGGTCGCGATCAACGGGTTCGGGCGGATCGGGAGACTGGTGCTGCGCGCCGCCCTGAAGCGGCAGGTCCAGATCGACTTCGTCGCGGTGAACGACATCACCGACGCGAAGACGCTGGCCCATCTCCTCCAGTACGACTCGGTCCACGGACCGTGGCCCGAGCGGTTCGAGGCCAGGGACGGCGGCATCGGCATCGGCGGAACGACGATCCGCGCGCTCTCCGAGGCGAATCCCTCGGCGCTTCCGTGGAAGGACCTGGGCGTGGACGTCGTGCTCGAGTGCACGGGCAAGTTCACCGACCGCGACAAGGCCGCGGTGCACCTCGGCGCGGGGGCGCGGCGGGTGCTCGTCTCGGCGCCGGCGAAGGGGGCGGACGCGACCTTCGTGATGGGCGTGAACGACGAATCCTACGATCCCGCGAAGCACACGGTCGTGTCGATCGCCTCGTGCACCACGAACGGGCTCGCTCCCGTGGCGGCCGTGCTGGACCAGACGTTCGGCATCGAGCACGGGCTCATGACCACGGTGCACGCCTATACGGCCGACCAGCGACTTCAAGATTCCCCCCACAAGGACCTCCGCCGGGCCCGCGCGGCGGCGCTCTCGATGATCCCGACCTCGACCGGCGCGGCCAAGGCGATCGGCCTCGTGCTGCCGTCGCTCCAGGGGAAGCTGGACGGGATCGCGGTGCGGGTGCCCGTCGCGAACGCCTCGCTGATCGATCTCTCCGTCGCGGTCTCGAAGCCGGCCTCGGTCGCCGCCGTGAACGACGCGATGCGCCGGGCGTCCCAGGGGCGCCTCCAGGGAATCCTCCAGTACAACGAGGATCCGATCGTCTCGTCCGACGTGGTCGGGAACCCGCACTCGTCGATCTTCGACGCGCCGCTCACGA
Coding sequences within it:
- the gap gene encoding type I glyceraldehyde-3-phosphate dehydrogenase; amino-acid sequence: MRVAINGFGRIGRLVLRAALKRQVQIDFVAVNDITDAKTLAHLLQYDSVHGPWPERFEARDGGIGIGGTTIRALSEANPSALPWKDLGVDVVLECTGKFTDRDKAAVHLGAGARRVLVSAPAKGADATFVMGVNDESYDPAKHTVVSIASCTTNGLAPVAAVLDQTFGIEHGLMTTVHAYTADQRLQDSPHKDLRRARAAALSMIPTSTGAAKAIGLVLPSLQGKLDGIAVRVPVANASLIDLSVAVSKPASVAAVNDAMRRASQGRLQGILQYNEDPIVSSDVVGNPHSSIFDAPLTMVSGDRFVKVMSWYDNEWGFSNRMVDALLLLGKK